The nucleotide window AGCTGCTCGCGTACGCCCGCGACCTCGCCGCGGACTGCGACGGCGGGTTCCCGCCCGCAGGCAGCGCGCTCCCGGACGCGACCGCCGACCGCATCGCCGACATCTCGGACCGGGCCGTCAGCGCGACGGACCGGTGAGTCGCGAGGTGACGCGCCGGAGCCGATCCCCCGACGCCGCGCCGCCGAATCGAAACCCCTAAAGTCGATTCCGCGCAACGACAAGTTGCGCCTGGGTAGCTTAGCGGTAAAGCGCGTCCTTGGTAAGGACGAGACCGGGGGTTCAAATCCCCCCTCAGGCTCTTTCTGCCGTACACGCCTTGTACGCACATTTTACGGATTTATCTGTCTTAAACACAACGTGGTCAAAACAGCCTTATTTCACTAAACAGGGCATCCCTTGCCGTATGGCGATTCGGTAAACTGTCAGGACACACAAACAAAGTCGCAAACGGCGACGGGATAGACCTGAAATTGACCGGGAGCGCATCCCTTCAGGGACACCCTGGATTTCGCTAATTAGCGCTCACAGAGAGATGAGTGAAGCGTAGTCAGGAATGTGATAGAACACCCCTCGATGCGGCTATTCACGACGATTACGCGGCAAATGGAGTGCCGCCGAAACGACTATTAGTAAGACCAGCGTATTACGTCTATATGTCCGAAGCGGCCACAAACGACGACGGCGGGGACGACATCGCCACGGTGAATTTCAAACTCACCGAGTCGTTCCTCGAACAGATAGACGATACGTGGCAGGGACGCGGGTTCAACAGTCGGAGCGAGTTCATCCGGTACACGCTTCGGGATGCCGTTGAGTTCCCGACGTTCGACCGCGACGAACTCGTCGCCCTGCTCGAAGCCGAGGAGGACATCCGCGAGGGACGAACGACGAGCGCCGAGGAGGCCCGCGAGCGGTTCGGCACGAGCGATGAGTGACGAGGGGTGGACGTGGGAACTCTCCTCGACGGCCGAAGACGACCTCGACGGACTCTCCCCCGCCGAGCAAGACCGAATACTCGACAAGCTCGATGAAATCGTCTCCTCGCCGTGGCGCGACCCGCCGGACTACGGTGAGCCGCTCCAGAACAGCCCGTACAAGAAGATACGCGTCGGGGAGTTTCGGCTCTCAGTGAGCTTCCGGCAGGACGACGGGCGGCTCGTCGTCGCACGCGTCAAGCGTCGGGGCGGCGCGTACACCGCTGACGACGACTAGGTGACGAAAGGCCCTCGATGTGGGGAGTTACCTTCGGTAAGTACTGGCGAAGCACAGCTCGCTCTGTACAGGCTATGAATTAAGTAGGTTCGCTAAGATTGTATTGCTGCCCTCTCCCAGATGAGTTGGAATATTGCTAATCTTCTTAAAAAGAAAGACGGGAACCGTCCACCAGTAGATATTCTCGGCCTTGTAGCTGGATTGGTGGTGTTTGCAGTCATTTCGTTTTGGTTAGCCTTTCTGGTTCCATTCTCAGGGCCGGCCATTGAAGCGGGAAGCAGCTATCAGATACTTGCCGGCTTACAATGGGTTGTCGCAGGGGCTATATTTATTTTCTTAGCAATTCGAATATATCAGCAGAGACGTATCGGTTGGTATGGGACACTCGCAGTTGCAGTATTCGCATTAATTCGAGCGGCACTTGATAGTTTTACTTTTGGTTTAGTTCCGGTAGTCTATATCGCAATACCGTTGGTTGTAATCATATTCTTGCTGATTCGCCGTGGCCTATTTTTGAACGGATAGTTCACACGCTCTACTTTCCAGCTGATTCACCGCAGTACATCTGAAACGAACGTGGAATCCCCCACTCGATGAAGTGGGGCCACACGTATGAACCGCACCACCCCTCACAATCATGATGTGACGAGTGGGGCAACACTCGCCCGAACACGTTTGTCGATTTCTTGCGTCCTCAGACGGCATACGGGGCCGAATACCCAATTCTTTTATAAGTATGGTTGCTAATAGAGAGATGAGAAGCACGCAGAGTGGATGTTTGCGGCAAAGGTAGCCGCTTTCAGGGCCGAAGGCCACCTCGGTAAAGCAAGTCCTTGGTAAGGACGAGACCGGGGGTTCAAATCCCCCCTCAGGCTTTCGTTATCGTCCACGCCTTCGTGTCCTTGAGAACACGCTTCGCGAAGATTTTTGATTAGCGAAATCGGTGACGCAGTTGCGTTTTCGTGACACGTGATAATCACTAAGTAGCATACTACGATACTGAGACACGTGGCGGACGACTACCTGAGACGTACCGCAATTACCCGCCTAGTGCTCACCGACGAGCAGAGAAAACTGCTCGATACCACTATCTTCGATCGGAAACGCGCCTGTAACATCAGCAGTCGTATCGGATGGAGAGCAGATGAAGCACGGAAGACACGTCTTCAAAAGCTTGCCTACGACGAGGTGCGAGAAGAGACACGTCTCGGGAGCCAACACACGATCCTCGCCACTCACCAAGCCGCAGCGGCACTCGACGGCATCGACGATATCGAATCTCTCAAAGAGAATCATACTACTTCTTGTCCGGAGTTCACGGCAGATACGGCGAAGTACGACACGCGCACGATGACGTTGTTCGATGACGGGACCGTTTCTCTTTCTACAGTCGAAGACCGGGTTCGATGCGAACTCGCGTTGCCCGATGACGAGGACGGATACCAATATCAGTACCTCGACAGCGAGACGTGGGAGGTCACCGAATCCACGCTCTCACGGCGCGATAGAGCCTACTACATTCACCTGGGATTTCGGAAGCCGAAGCCCAAGAAACGGGCAGAGATACGGGATGACACCGAGGACAGGACAGTTCTCGGCGTCGATCTCGGTATCGCCAACATCGCTACCACCTCGACGGCGTACTTCGCATCCGGTGACGAACTCCGGCATCGACACCGGGAGTTCGAGCGGATCCGCGGTAGACTCCAACGGACGGGTACACAGTCCGCACACCGAACGATTCAGCAGATGAGTGGGCGGGAATCACGACACGTCCGGGATACCCTCCATAACGTCGCCAATGACATCGTCGACGAGGCTCTCGAACACGATTGCGAATACGTCGCCTTCGAGAACCTTCGGCACATCCGAGATCGTGCGCCTCGGGTGAAAGAGTTTCACCAGTGGGCACATCGACAGCTCGTGGACATGGTCGAATCAAAAGCGGACGCAGAGGGGCTCTGTGTCGTGTACGTATCACCCGAGAACACGAGTCGACGGTGTCCGGAATGCGGTCACACGAGCAAAGGAAACCGAATCACGCGATCGGAATTCAAGTGTAAATCGTGTGATGAGACGGGGAACGCAGACTACGTCGGCGCGAAGAACGTCGGATTGAGGTACGTCCGTCGGGGCCTACAGTCGTCTCGACGGACGGGCGACAGTCAACTCGCCCTGAAATCAGGAACCGTGACGCCGAATCGGGGATTCGTCCCGAGCGACTGACCGTCGATGGAGGCAGAGTTCACTGACAAGTCTCGCGTCACCACGCGCGGGATGGTTGACATCTCGGCCTAGGCTCATCCTGTTGCACGTCTCTCCGAACTAATATAACGCAATCTTGTTTCTCTCCAATATGTCTTCGTCTGACATGCGCTCGGAGGCTGGAGCTAACTGAGCGATAGCAAAGTTCCAGTCGTAGTTGTCCGCCCACTCTTTCTGATTACTATTCAGCGAATCTTCACTCGCTTTGACTTCCACAAATTTGTGTTCTCCTTCTGGGGTCCATAAAAAGAAGTCAGGTACTCCAGAGCCATAGAGCGCTTCTCTCACACCGGTTGCCCGTTCAATTGCTACGGAAATGTACTGTTGAACAGGGGTGTCACGGTTCATCGGTGTTCGAATGACATTCCATTCTTCATGCGAGAAAATACAAGAAAATGTGAGTTCGATGGGGTTCAGATCAACACTTCCGAGTTCGACGAGAGCGATTTCTAGCACCTGTTTAAATGAAAGTTCCATCACCGGTTCTGGGATCTCGTGGAATTCAATCTCCTGTGTCTGCCAATCTTGTATCGTATATCTAGTTGTGATTTTCATGTGACAGGAGTGTCGCGTTTATAAATAAATGACCTTCCCACAATACCGCTCTGTGACACGATCAGAAGGATGCGATCATGTTATCGCATATGAATTTTCTCGGAGAGGAAACGGTAGAGACAGTCATAGCCGGCTTCGCGCCACCGATGTACGATTACACGGAATCAATCCGGTCAACTGCGAAAGCCCACACGGCTCTCCCCCGACGCCGGATATACCCCGCCGAGTCGCCAACTCCGAGCCGAGATGAGTTCCGAGATGGACGCGTACGTGATAGACGAGTTCGGCGGCCCGGACGCCTTCGAGCGACGGACCGTCGCGGTTCCCGACCCCGACCCGGGCGAGATCCGCGTCGAGGTCGCCGCCTCCAGCGTCAACCCGGTCGACTACAAGATCCGCGGGGGTCACATCCCCGACTTCGCGCCGGCGTTCCCGGCGACGCTCGGCTGCGACGTGGCCGGCGTCGTCGACGCCGTCGGCGAGGACGTCGACGCCTTCGAACCGGGCGACGAGGTGTACGGGATGCCCGGCGGCGCGGGGCGACAGGGCGCGCTCGCCGACTACGTCGTCGGGCACGCGGGAACGTTCGCGGACGCCCCCGAGTCGATCCCGCTCGAAGACAGCGCTGCGCTGCCCGTGGTCGCCCTGACCGCGTGGGAGATGCTCGCCGACAAGGCCAGCGTCGACGTCGGCGACGACGTGCTGGTGTACGGCGCGACGGGCGGCGTCGGCCACGTCGGCGTCCAACTCGCCGACTGGTTCGGCGCGACCGTCACCGCGACCGGATCGACCGAAGAGAAGCGGTCGCTGGCGGCGGACCTCGGCGCTGACGCGACCGTCGACTACACGGAGACGGCGGTCGAGTCGTACGTCGACGCGCACGCCGGCGGCGTCGGCTTCGATCTCGTCTTCGATCCGGTCGGTGACGACCACCTGAACACGGCGTTCGAGGCGGTCCGCCCGTACGGAGCCGTGGTCACGACCGAGTCGAGCGACGCCGACGGCGTCGACCTGTCGCCGATGCACGCCACGTCGCTCTCGCTCGGCGTCGTCCTCGTCATCCACCCGGTGCTGGCCGGGAACGGACAGGAGCGCATCGGGCGGGAACTGGAGACGATCGCCGCGCTCGTCGACAAGGGTGTGGTCGCGCCGCACGTCGACGACCGGTACGCCTTCACGGACGTGGCGGACGCCCATCGCCGCGCCGAGGCCGGCGACTTCGTCGGGAAGCTCCTGCTCGTCAACGAGTAGCCCGCCGGACGAGCGGGTCGACCCGTCGCCGTACGTGCTTTTTTTATCTCCCACTCACCGAGCGACACACCACATGGGCAAACACGAGCGCGGCTGGGTCGAGGCCACGGAGAAGCTGACTGCGCGGCTCGCGAACGGCGCGGAGCCGGACGACGACCTGACGGAGGCGGGCCGACCGGACCTCGCCGAGGCGCTCGCGGACCGGCTCCGGAGCGACTTCCCGGACCGGACCACGATGCGGCACGCCGGCAACTCCTACGACTCGCTCGGGGACCTCGTCGTCGAGTCGGCCGACGGCGAGACGTTCGTCGAAGCCAAGTTCGTCGCCAGCGGCGGCACGCGGGCGAACCTCGGGCAGGACACGCTGACCGATTTCGGGCTGTTCGTCGACGCCACGGCGTGGAGCGACTTCCGCGAGGAGATCGGATTTCCGGAGGACCGCGAGGCGCTCCTCAGGGAGTTCGACGACTACCCGGACGACGTGCGCGACTGGTCGTACAAGTCGGCGGTGTACGACCGCGCGAAACACCTCAAGAACGCTATCGACGTGTCGCGGGGTCAGAACACCGGATCGCGGGCGGACGAGGTGCTCGCGGACCCGAACGCCTCGGAGACGGAGCGGGAGGCGGCACGGATAGTCAACGGGATACTCGAACTCGACAGAGAGGAGAAGCTGGCGTACTTCGATCACCTCCGCGCGGCGGAGCAGGACCCCCGCGCGATCGAGACGTTCGCGCACCTGATCGTCTGCGGGTACCACACCGCCGACGCGCTCCGCGAGCACTTCGACGCGGACCTCGACGAGATCAAGCGGCTGATCGAGACGGACGCCTACCGCCTGTACGAGGTGAACAAAAACACCGGGTCGGTGACCGTCGAGAACCCGGCGGACCTGCTCGCGGGCTTCGAGTGGGAGGACACGCGGGTCGAGATCCCGGAGGACGGCACCTCCGTGAGCGTCGTGACGGGACCGCCGGACGACCGGCGGCGCGTGCTGAACATTGCGTACAACTGGAAGAACAAGTTCCAGGGGATCCAGACGCCATCGATGAACGTGTTCGTGCCCGAGGCGTGAGTCCTCGGAGCGGGATCGGGGAGAGAGTGCCGCCCCGCCGACCCGCACCCTTTTGCGCTCGGACGCTAAGGGTCAGACATGCAACGCGGCCGCCGGAAGCCGGACTGGCTGAAGTCGCGCCCGCCGTCCGGGAGTCGCTTCACCGAGATCAAGTCCACCCTCCGCGACCACGACCTCCACACGGTCTGCGAGGAGGCGAACTGCCCGAACATGGGCGAGTGCTGGTCCGGGCGGGACGGTCCCGGCACGGCGACGTTCATGCTCATGGGCGACCGCTGCTCGCGCGGGTGTAACTTCTGTGACGTCGAGACGGGCGGCATGGAGCCGCTCGACCCCGACGAGCCGGCGAACGTCGCCGACGCGGTCGCGGAGATCGGGCTCGACTACGTCGTCTTAACATCCGTCGATCGCGACGACCTCGCCGACGGCGGGTCGGCGCACTTCGCCGAGACGATCCGCGAGATCAAACGGCGCGATCCGGAGGTGCTCGTCGAGACGCTCATTCCCGACTTCGGCGGCGATCCCGAGGCGGTCCGCCGGATCATCGACGCGGAGCCGGACGTGATCGCGCACAACGTCGAGACCGTCGAGCGGCTCCAGTGGCCGGTGCGGGACCGTCGCGCGAACTACGAGCAGTCGCTCGCGGTCCTCGATCAGGTCGACCGCGAGTCAGACATCCACACGAAGACGAGCCTCATGCTCGGTGTCGGCGAGTACGACCACGAGGTGTACCGGACCCTCGGCGACCTCCGCGAGGTCGGCGTCGACGTGGTCACCTTCGGCCAGTATCTCCAGCCCTCGCGGTCGCACCTCGACGTCTTCGAGTACGTCCACCCCGACGTCTTCGAGACGTGGCGGCGGGTGGCCGAGACGGAGTTCGACTTCCTCTACTGCGCGTCGGGTGCGATGGTCCGGTCGTCGTACAAGGCCGGCGAGCTGTTCGTCGAGGCGCTCGTACGCGAGGGGCACTCGCCCGAGGACGCGCGTCGCCATGCGCGGGCTGCGGGCGGCGACTGAGGCGCGGACCCGGTACGCCGAGACGCGATTCCCGGAACCCGAATCCCTCGACAGCTGTCAGGCGTTTTCGAGGTCTCGACGTTGTTCGAACAGCGAGTTATTTACCTCTCGGTGACTCACCCTGCGTCAGTGAGACGTACACATGGGAACAACTGACTCGTCGATCGTCGACTCCGTACGGGCCCGGCCGGGGCTCCTCTTCGTCGTCCTCCTCGGCGGCCTACTCCTCGTCGACCTCGCGGCGAAACTCGGGGGAGTCGGTCTCGGCCCGATCGGGGGGTCGGTCTCGGTCGATCGGCTCGGATCGAACCTCTGGAACGGCATCGTCATCGGTCTCGTGATCGGGCTGGCCGGGATCGGGCTCTCGATGACGTACAGCATCCTCTCGTTCGCGAACTTCTCGCACGGCGACCTCGTCAGCGCGGGCGCGTTCACGGGCTGGGGCGTCGCGTTCCTGATCGCCGGGTTCGGTGACATACCGATCCGGGCGCTCCTGACCGTCCGCGACGCCGGGAGCGTCTCGCCCGGCGACATCGGAGCGCACATCCTCTCGACGCCCGGCGCGATCCTCGTCGGATTGGTCGCGGCGTTCGTCGTCACCGCGCTGCTCGCGGTGGCGCTTGACCGGGCGTTCTACAAGCCGATGCGCGACCGCGACGGCATCTCGCTGCTCATCGCCTCCATCGGCGCGGCGCTCATCGTCCGCTACCTGCTCCAGTTCGGCTACGGCTCCGACCGGCGGGGCGTGACCGCCAGCGTCGAGCAGTCGAACCTCGCGTTCGGCCCCCTCGGGGTCTCGGTGAACGCCCACGAGCTCACCATCCTCGTGGCTGCGGTCGGACTGATGCTCGCGATGCACGCCATGCTCCAGCACACGAAACTCGGCACGGCGATGCGCGCGATGGCCGACAACAAGGACCTCGCGCTCATCACCGGGATCCCGGCCGAGCGCGTCGTCACCGCCACGTGGATCATCGGCGGCGGGCTCGCGGGGGCCTCCGGCTACCTCTACGTCCTGCTCCGCGGGACGATCCAGTTCGACTTCGGCTGGCTCCTCCTCCTGCTCATCTTCGCGGCCGTGATCTTAGGGGGGATCGGCTCGGTCTACGGGGCCATCGTCGGCGGCCTCGTCATCGGCGTCGTGTTCACCACCTCGACGATCTGGATCCCCTCGGACTTCAACCAGGCCGCGGCGTTCGCCGTGATGATCCTGATGCTGCTGCTTCGCCCCGAGGGGCTGTTCGGAGGTGTTTCGACCGCATGAGTGACGCAAACACGCCTAATACCGCGCCGGACGCCCCCGAGAGCGCTACGGCAGCGGTGATCGAGGCCGCCAAGGAGAGCGATCTCGGACTCGTCGTCGGGACGCTGCTCGTCATCTACGCGGCCGCGGCGCTCCTGTCTTTCACCGACGGCCTCAACAGCGTCGTCGGGCTCATGGAGACGCTGACGTTCCTCGGTCTCGTCTACGCGCTCACCGCGCTCGCCCTGAACC belongs to Halorubrum sp. DM2 and includes:
- a CDS encoding ribbon-helix-helix domain-containing protein encodes the protein MSEAATNDDGGDDIATVNFKLTESFLEQIDDTWQGRGFNSRSEFIRYTLRDAVEFPTFDRDELVALLEAEEDIREGRTTSAEEARERFGTSDE
- a CDS encoding type II toxin-antitoxin system RelE/ParE family toxin; the protein is MSDEGWTWELSSTAEDDLDGLSPAEQDRILDKLDEIVSSPWRDPPDYGEPLQNSPYKKIRVGEFRLSVSFRQDDGRLVVARVKRRGGAYTADDD
- a CDS encoding transposase, producing MADDYLRRTAITRLVLTDEQRKLLDTTIFDRKRACNISSRIGWRADEARKTRLQKLAYDEVREETRLGSQHTILATHQAAAALDGIDDIESLKENHTTSCPEFTADTAKYDTRTMTLFDDGTVSLSTVEDRVRCELALPDDEDGYQYQYLDSETWEVTESTLSRRDRAYYIHLGFRKPKPKKRAEIRDDTEDRTVLGVDLGIANIATTSTAYFASGDELRHRHREFERIRGRLQRTGTQSAHRTIQQMSGRESRHVRDTLHNVANDIVDEALEHDCEYVAFENLRHIRDRAPRVKEFHQWAHRQLVDMVESKADAEGLCVVYVSPENTSRRCPECGHTSKGNRITRSEFKCKSCDETGNADYVGAKNVGLRYVRRGLQSSRRTGDSQLALKSGTVTPNRGFVPSD
- a CDS encoding VRR-NUC domain-containing protein translates to MKITTRYTIQDWQTQEIEFHEIPEPVMELSFKQVLEIALVELGSVDLNPIELTFSCIFSHEEWNVIRTPMNRDTPVQQYISVAIERATGVREALYGSGVPDFFLWTPEGEHKFVEVKASEDSLNSNQKEWADNYDWNFAIAQLAPASERMSDEDILERNKIALY
- a CDS encoding zinc-binding dehydrogenase is translated as MSSEMDAYVIDEFGGPDAFERRTVAVPDPDPGEIRVEVAASSVNPVDYKIRGGHIPDFAPAFPATLGCDVAGVVDAVGEDVDAFEPGDEVYGMPGGAGRQGALADYVVGHAGTFADAPESIPLEDSAALPVVALTAWEMLADKASVDVGDDVLVYGATGGVGHVGVQLADWFGATVTATGSTEEKRSLAADLGADATVDYTETAVESYVDAHAGGVGFDLVFDPVGDDHLNTAFEAVRPYGAVVTTESSDADGVDLSPMHATSLSLGVVLVIHPVLAGNGQERIGRELETIAALVDKGVVAPHVDDRYAFTDVADAHRRAEAGDFVGKLLLVNE
- the lipA gene encoding lipoyl synthase — translated: MQRGRRKPDWLKSRPPSGSRFTEIKSTLRDHDLHTVCEEANCPNMGECWSGRDGPGTATFMLMGDRCSRGCNFCDVETGGMEPLDPDEPANVADAVAEIGLDYVVLTSVDRDDLADGGSAHFAETIREIKRRDPEVLVETLIPDFGGDPEAVRRIIDAEPDVIAHNVETVERLQWPVRDRRANYEQSLAVLDQVDRESDIHTKTSLMLGVGEYDHEVYRTLGDLREVGVDVVTFGQYLQPSRSHLDVFEYVHPDVFETWRRVAETEFDFLYCASGAMVRSSYKAGELFVEALVREGHSPEDARRHARAAGGD
- a CDS encoding branched-chain amino acid ABC transporter permease, coding for MGTTDSSIVDSVRARPGLLFVVLLGGLLLVDLAAKLGGVGLGPIGGSVSVDRLGSNLWNGIVIGLVIGLAGIGLSMTYSILSFANFSHGDLVSAGAFTGWGVAFLIAGFGDIPIRALLTVRDAGSVSPGDIGAHILSTPGAILVGLVAAFVVTALLAVALDRAFYKPMRDRDGISLLIASIGAALIVRYLLQFGYGSDRRGVTASVEQSNLAFGPLGVSVNAHELTILVAAVGLMLAMHAMLQHTKLGTAMRAMADNKDLALITGIPAERVVTATWIIGGGLAGASGYLYVLLRGTIQFDFGWLLLLLIFAAVILGGIGSVYGAIVGGLVIGVVFTTSTIWIPSDFNQAAAFAVMILMLLLRPEGLFGGVSTA